From a region of the Dictyostelium discoideum AX4 chromosome 2 chromosome, whole genome shotgun sequence genome:
- a CDS encoding hypothetical protein (Similar to Dictyostelium discoideum (Slime mold). hypothetical 97.7 kDa protein) translates to MRCSDIILVDHWIPDTCKSIIFSHFNQQLTRNIIGNSLTSIDFGKDFNQSLSDKNGIPWLPRTLKSLTFGKSFQHSIHRDEIPPSLTSLILDPKYKGVIEYGSIPKSVTTLHYYFDSKGGAKLDSTSIPGGTTSLEFDSFFDQTIEKGMISHNVTSLKFSFCNSIIKSNSLPISIKTLHLGSNQNFPRDVFPQAITNLSVYTFSDIKILPKTIQKLKIMDFSPPSQLDNHSFYFLKNLTSLNFDAKQVDLTNVKFPNIISRLTLAVSDYLEFNDCLLQNNFKKLKLFNFNQPLNVGDLPSSIEVLKLPQYKQPI, encoded by the coding sequence ATGAGATGTTCAGATATTATACTAGTAGACCACTGGATACCAGATACATGTAAATCCATTATATTTTCGCATtttaatcaacaattaaCTCGTAATATCATTGGTAATAGTCTAACATCCATTGATTTTGGCAAGGATTTTAATCAATCATTAAGTGACAAAAATGGTATACCATGGTTACCAAGAacattaaaatctttaactTTTGGAAAATCTTTTCAACATTCAATTCATAGAGACGAAATACCACCATCACTTACATCATTAATATTGGATCCAAAATATAAAGGAGTAATCGAATATGGATCAATACCAAAATCGGTAACAactcttcattattattttgattctAAGGGTGGTGCTAAATTAGACTCAACATCGATACCAGGTGGTACAACATCATTAGagtttgattctttttttgaCCAGACCATTGAAAAAGGTATGATTTCACACAATGTTACATCGTTGAAATTCAGTTTCTGCAATAgtataattaaatcaaattcattacCTATCTCAATTAAAACTCTACATCTTGGTAGCAACCAAAACTTTCCTCGAGATGTCTTCCCACAAgcaattacaaatttatcaGTATATACATTCTCTGATATCAAAATATTACcgaaaacaattcaaaaactaaaaataatggaTTTTAGTCCTCCTTCCCAATTAGATAACCactctttttattttcttaaaaatttaacatcATTGAACTTTGATGCAAAACAGGTGGATTTAACCAATGTAAAATTCCCAAATATTATTTCAAGATTAACTTTAGCAGTTTCAGATTATTTggaatttaatgattgtctcttacaaaataattttaaaaaattaaaattatttaattttaatcaacCATTAAATGTTGGAGATTTACCATCATCAATAGAGGTATTAAAGCTACCACAGTACAAACaaccaatttaa
- a CDS encoding hypothetical protein (Similar to Dictyostelium discoideum (Slime mold). hypothetical 97.7 kDa protein) → MDNIIYSYLINNYNNKNNEEFLNCLLILSINNLNITFNQLQDYCNSINNYKNNNQNLQIKKRKKILQEEEEKKHLNDLKGLNDQQFQTLNNHIQNLKNTFTTNNSNDEVIYNHSITDNNNNSNDTINNRNKRIAFDCSILIIIKNNLNHHITIKNNDNSNNLNQLILKPQPDLNNKIRTNQQIDQTIDNNYKLFKKVWGNIFIRDQILFHLRIYNNHNHSI, encoded by the exons atgGATAACATAATTTACtcttatttaattaataattataataataaaaacaatgaagagtttttaaattgtttattaatattatcaattaataatttaaacattACATTCAACCAACTTCAAGATTATTGTAATAGTATCaataattacaaaaacaataatcaaaaccttcaaataaaaaaaagaaaaaaaatatt acaagaagaagaggaaaaaaagcatttaaatgatttaaaaggATTAAATGATCAGCAATTTCAAACACTAAATAATcatattcaaaatttaaaaaacacaTTTACAACCAATAATTCTAATGATGAAGTTATATATAATCATTCAATTAcagataataacaataatagtaatgacaCAATTaacaatagaaataaaagaattgCATTCGATTGTTCAATACttataatcattaaaaataatttaaatcatcatatcaccattaaaaataatgataatagtaataatttaaatcaattgattttaaaaccaCAAcctgatttaaataataaaataagaacaaatcaacaaatagatcaaacaattgataataattataaattatttaaaaaagtttggggaaatatatttatcagggatcaaattttatttcatcttagaatatataataatcataatcatagCATTTGA
- a CDS encoding hypothetical protein (Similar to Dictyostelium discoideum (Slime mold). hypothetical 97.7 kDa protein) codes for MESIFYSYLINNYDCGNNDEEFLNCLLILSINNLNITFNELLNYCYNNNLKRKTLLNEKNDFLCDFKGLNEQQFEIVNYHTQILNIFYSKIFNEEIIYKHSITDNNNNETINNRNKRIAFDCSILLIIKNNLNHLITINNNNNNNNFKETCIFINNSKEILNNNNNNKLKNNSNSFERNYNLFKRVWGNMIIRKQIIFHLKIYNNLNCGFYGIPIKEITPYKYRNYFKNVKLIIEDNNGEIGFTPLTNRFYPLPYGVERVEVDCSSITIGDHWIPDTCKSIYFHNFNQQKLNRNIISNSLTTIFFGNSFNQPLSDSNGLPWLPKKLKTLSLGQSFQQTIQRNELPQSLTELFLDSEYQGIILNESIPKSVTTLHYEFFTIRKNHFDTKSISKGVTSLKIGCYFNQTIKKDMIPINVTSLEIDNISKIEIEPNSLPLSIKTLRIGSIELDSDNILPPNIKKLSIYGDYHSCFLPKSIESLKITSFFNLSKISFNNFRNLTSLKIEKLSDSVLEEGVFPNTLLRIVLSCPNLKLSNGIFPNSLKKLKLKEFNHPIANGDLPSSIEVLKLPNYDYPIKNGDLPSSLNVLKLQDHCISTIQRDALPPNLKLFYFHGRELRKLPNLIWPTSFEFAYISEASFNFINSIDLDFFTNHIRLK; via the exons ATGGAgagtattttttattcatacttaattaataattatgattGCGGTAACAATGAtgaagaatttttaaattgtttattaatattatcaattaataatttaaatataacttttaatgaattattaaattattgttataataataatttaaaaagaaaaacattATT aaatgaaaaaaatgattttttatgtGATTTTAAAGGATTAAATGAACAACAGTTTGAAATAGTAAATTATCATacacaaattttaaatatcttctatagcaaaattttcaatgaagaaattatatataaacatTCAATtacagataataataataatgaaacaattaacaatagaaataaaagaatCGCATTTGATTGTTCAATACttttaatcattaaaaataatttaaatcatctcatcacaattaataataataataataataataattttaaagaaacttgtatttttattaataattctaaagaaattttaaataataataataataataaattaaaaaataattcaaacaGCTTTgaaagaaattataatttatttaaaagagtTTGGGGAAATATGATTATTAGGAAACAAATTATATTTCAtcttaaaatatataataatcttAATTGTGGTTTTTATGGGATTCCAATAAAAGAGATTACACCATATAAATatagaaattattttaaaaatgttaaattaataattgaggATAATAATGGCGAAATTGGATTTACCCCATTAACAAATCGTTTTTATCCATTACCATATGGAGTTGAAAGAGTTGAAGTTGATTGTTCAAGTATTACAATAGGTGATCATTGGATACCAGATACAtgtaaatcaatttattttcataactttaatcaacaaaaattaaatagaaaTATAATTAGTAATAGTTTGACTACAATTTTCTTTGGAAATTCATTTAATCAACCATTGAGTGATTCAAATGGATTACCATGGTTACCCAAGAAACTTAAAACTTTAAGTCTAGGTCAATCATTTCAACAAACAATTCAAAGAAATGAATTACCTCAATCATTGACAGAACTATTTTTGGACTCTGAATATCAAGGAATAATCTTAAATGAATCAATACCAAAATCAGTTACAACTCTTCATTATGAATTTTTCACAATCagaaaaaatcattttgatACAAAATCAATTAGTAAAGGTGTAACCTCATTAAAAATTGGTtgttattttaatcaaacaatcaaaaaagaTATGATTCCCATTAATGTAACATCTTtggaaattgataatatttctaaaattgaaattgaaccaaattcattacctctatcaattaaaacattaaGAATAGGTTCAATTGAATTGGATAGTGATAATATCTTACCAcctaatattaaaaaattatcaatttatgGTGATTATCATAGTTGCtttttaccaaaatcaatagaatctttaaaaataacaagtttttttaatttatcaaaaatctcatttaataattttagaaatttaacatcattaaaaattgaaaaactaTCTGATTCAGTTTTAGAAGAAGGGGTTTTTCCAAATACACTTTTAAGAATAGTATTAAGTTgcccaaatttaaaattgagtAATGGAATCTTCCCAAATTCactcaaaaaattaaaacttaaaGAATTTAACCACCCAATTGCCAATGGTGATTTACCATCTTCAAttgaagttttaaaattacccaATTATGATTACCCAATAAAAAATGGTGATTTACCTTCTTCACtcaatgttttaaaattacaagatCATTGCATTTCAACCATACAAAGAGATGCATTaccaccaaatttaaaattattttattttcatggTCGTGAACTTAgaaaattaccaaatttaatatgGCCAacttcatttgaatttgctTATATCTCAGAAGCCagctttaatttcatcaattcaATTGATCTTGACTTCTTTACCAACCATATtagattaaaataa
- the pakF gene encoding PAKL subfamily protein kinase → MSNLKLSNNNNGNQKESSSFFQKVMKSPSTQNLLNSFSSNNSNNNLSNSGSNEVKDTTTNSPSQLPPNYTPPPPPHQIRNSSSIEGGEFSLLNNENSDNNNNNNNNNNNNNNNNNNNNNNNNNNNEQLARTESSVSIISSSSSGSNSGQPNLQRHSSNISTDDSNTTTETYSMSPNQTLNSNIDSSEQQHQDLSSSVNNNNNNNNNNNNNNNNNNNNNNNNNNNNNTHESRKLTRKIAQFISSPKLLQSSISQLPSTPTQQNVEIQTTNGGSSETSPNGLISPRPSNDQPLKEKKKKKFLKTPEIFKHHHHHKESSLSSSTTTPSTTSSLTSSPSSSSLAISSPNTTAATTTNKKSHKKTKSTFDINTEISVPYNVIHKMHVDFDLKWTGHNDFILDEKLGDGAYGSVYKGTHKDLGFTLAIKVIEMKESESVSLQNEINILKNCKSPNIVSYFGSLQTESHIWILLDFCALGSIRDIIESTEKTLNEAQISFVVKNTLKGLIYLHSQNIIHRDVKAANVLLSEGCDVKIADFGVSEKLNGALDQSKEMIGTPLWMAPEVILKKNYDYKADIWSLGITIIEMADGLPPHIDLPPMRAMKMVPNWPPPTFAEPKKWSPLLNDFLARCLVKDPEKRASPIDLLCHPFLKKDRGPDVLSDLVNQLFKIKKKKIDDLKKQQKHQTSQSSSSSSPQSPNATVNGGDIGSDGLSTSIISPIPSSPSDELDNCNNSLKLATSSKGMLSFKGNYTTCRDFQEEEEDSKHLNNNQDEQDDEQDDEDDDDENEDDEDVDPFSTTIFHGKKKGSGNGNGGVTSDQDDEEEDEEEDDEEEEEEEEDDDEINEDEEISATGTMVVRKKKNKSTKKSNKKKNKKNNLSTIGKSGSGNNLLHVAPNKPLPITPPFSISMTNEFKQLETKLFTYIDSSNQKIVNDIKNEIKQLESSIINKININLQQQLSPILLALEEIKQNQHTTSQPKQMQSKLSATNLNEKKLSSSPPSSNSPLTNSVNSSLTTTTTTTTSPVLSRQSSFRSSGSISSSNSSFRPNSAIMSAVNNSSTTTTTNSNSSSSNGGGSGVDISPTMTGRASPSIMKRFTTSSSSSPLSSSSDGFAFNSNSNSSSSDLKRHVITPEELNNSNLVKNKVKMFEDDNSSGSGSNSPSLSTNSSSTNSNNSVTNIKK, encoded by the coding sequence atgtcaaatctaaaattgagtaataacaacaatggAAATCAAAAAGAATCCTCATCATTTTTCCAAAAAGTCATGAAATCACCATCAactcaaaatttattaaattcattttccagtaataatagtaataataatttaagtaatagtggtagtaatGAAGTGAAAGATACAACCACTAATTCACCAAGTCAATTACCACCAAATTATACACCACCCCCGCCACCACATCAAATTAGAAATAGTAGCAGTATTGAAGGTGgtgaattttcattattgaataatgaaaatagtgataataataataataataataataataataataataataataataataataataataataataataataataataataataatgagcAATTAGCAAGAACTGAAAGTTCAGTATCAATTATTTCAAGCAGTTCAAGTGGAAGTAATAGTGGTCAACCAAATTTACAAAGACATTCAAGTAATATTAGTACTGATGATTCAAATACAACTACAGAAACTTATTCAATGTCACCAAATCaaacattaaattcaaatattgattcgagtgaacaacaacatcaagaTTTATCATCaagtgttaataataataataataataataataataataataataataataataataataataataataataataataataataataataacaatactcATGAATCAAGAAAATTAACACGTAAAATTGCACAATTTATTTCATCaccaaaattattacaatcatCAATTTCACAATTACCAAGTACACCAACTCAACAAAATGTTGAAATTCAAACTACAAATGGTGGTTCGAGTGAAACTTCTCCAAATGGATTAATTTCACCAAGACCATCAAATGATCAAccattaaaagaaaagaaaaagaaaaagtttttaaaaacacctgaaatatttaaacatcatcatcatcataaagaatcatcattatcatcatcaacaacaacaccatcaacaacatcatcattaacatcatcaccatcatcatcatcattagcaatatcatcaccaaacacaacagcagcaacaactactaataaaaaatcacATAAGAAAACTAAATCAACATTTGATATAAATACAGAAATATCAGTACCATATAATGTTATACATAAGATGcatgttgattttgatttgaaatgGACAGGAcataatgattttatattgGATGAGAAATTAGGTGATGGTGCATATGGATCAGTTTATAAAGGTACACATAAAGATTTAGGATTTACATTAGCAATTAAAGTTATTGAAATGAAAGAATCAGAGAGTGTTTCActtcaaaatgaaattaatattttaaaaaattgtaaatctcCAAATATCGTCTCTTATTTTGGTTCACTTCAAACTGAATCCCATATTTGGATTCTATTGGATTTCTGTGCTTTAGGTAGTATTAGAGATATAATTGAATCAACAGAGAAAACATTAAACGAGGCACAAATTTCATTTGTTGTGAAAAACACACTCAAaggtttaatttatttacataGTCAAAATATTATTCATCGTGATGTAAAGGCAGCAAATGTATTACTAAGTGAAGGATGTGATGTGAAAATTGCAGATTTCGGTGTTTCAGAGAAATTAAATGGTGCATTGGATCAATCTAAAGAGATGATTGGTACACCATTATGGATGGCACCTGAGGTTAtcttaaaaaagaattacgATTATAAAGCTGATATTTGGTCATTAGGTATCACCATCATTGAAATGGCAGATGGTTTACCACCACATATTGATTTGCCACCAATGAGAGCAATGAAAATGGTACCAAATTGGCCACCTCCAACATTTGCTGAACCTAAAAAATGGTCACCTCtattaaatgatttcttGGCAAGATGTTTAGTTAAAGATCCAGAGAAAAGAGCGTCACCAATCGATTTACTTTGTCATCCATTCCTTAAAAAAGATAGAGGTCCTGATGTTTTATCAGATTTggttaatcaattatttaaaattaagaaaaagaaaattgatgatttaaaaaaacaacaaaaacatcAAACTTCacaatcttcatcatcatcatcaccacaatCACCAAATGCAACTGTAAATGGTGGAGATATTGGTTCAGATGGTTTATCAACTTCAATCATTTCACCAATACCATCATCACCTTCTGATGAATTGGACAATtgtaataattctttaaaattagcAACCTCTTCCAAAGGTATGTTAAGTTTCAAAGGAAATTATACAACTTGTAGAGATTTccaagaagaagaggaagattcaaaacatttaaataataatcaggATGAACAAGATGATGAACAagatgatgaggatgatgatgatgaaaatgaggatgatgaagatgttgATCCATTTAGTACAACTATTTTCCATGGTAAAAAGAAAGGtagtggtaatggtaatggtggtgttACATCTGatcaagatgatgaagaagaagatgaagaagaagatgatgaggaagaagaagaagaagaagaagatgatgatgaaattaatgaagatgaagaaatttCAGCAACAGGTACAATGGTTGTTAGAAAGAAGAAAAATAAGTCaacaaagaaatcaaataaaaagaaaaataaaaaaaataatttatcaacaattgGAAAAAGTGGAAGTGGAAATAACCTTTTACATGTTGCACCAAATAAACCATTACCAATTACAccaccattttcaattagTATGACGaatgaatttaaacaatTGGAAACTAAATTATTCACTTATATTGATAGCTCTAATCAAAAGATtgttaatgatattaaaaatgaaattaaacaattggaatcttcaattattaataaaatcaatataaatcttcaacaacaattatcacCAATATTATTAGCTTTGGAAGAGattaaacaaaatcaacataCAACATCTCAACCAAAACAAATGCAATCAAAACTATCAGctacaaatttaaatgaaaagaaattatcatcatcccCTCCATCTTCAAATTCACCATTAACAAATTCAGTCAATTCATCCttaacaaccacaacaacaaccacaacatcACCAGTTTTATCAAGACAATCATCATTTAGAAGTTCTGGTTCAATTTCAAGttcaaattcttcatttAGACCAAACAGTGCAATAATGTCTGCTGTAAATAATTCttctacaacaacaacaacaaatagtaatagtagttcCAGTAATGGAGGTGGAAGTGGAGTTGATATTTCACCAACAATGACAGGAAGGGCATCACCATCAATAATGAAACGATTTACAACaagttcatcatcatcaccattatcaagTTCTAGTGATGGTTTTGcttttaatagtaatagtaattcaAGTAGTAGTGATTTAAAGAGACATGTAATCACTCctgaagaattaaataatagcaatttagttaaaaataaagtgaAAATgtttgaagatgataatagtAGTGGCAGTGGTAGTAATTCACCATCACTATCAactaatagtagtagtactAATAGCAATAACTCTgtaacaaatattaaaaaataa
- a CDS encoding hypothetical protein (Similar to Dictyostelium discoideum (Slime mold). inositol 5-phosphatase 2), which yields MGGNKQHHQACIQCAGVRFSKDEFGFLECDNCHTRVEGYFTQEVEEFENGGGYKTGSYKRVWTQEVLDAMNQKKLRQKDNRYYILQNLLKIQVTSLIKDHGYNEQLYQVTGELWFKLLDKFSQDFEGSSSTTSSSSSTTSTFGIINYPPPFITLSICYLACVYLREPVIISDFISLAQSGKIASFTNETTWSFSWSNSNSTFINFARISDDICKYLNFLPSSNIPLLLLRFCTELKLPKSILNLSNQLYNLILIPFKLFRKKSPNSTLSKIYENILLPSNSDLLCVSIIMLILKSKFNLFDRQYNFNNSSGSNYNNNNNTLNDNNNNNNNNNEINNEYDINNIDKNYNKENSIERLEFLKKLINNNNFNSENSENSGISEERIKEEVEKMELENWLYGVIYNLPKNEFLSKQDTWSLNIQDFKGIPKLKPSSIRRLITDQIHSKYDSLSDKYQNLNNNNNNNNNNNNNNNNNNNIGNAINNIIKDDEGTLNEKIILKVKKSTTKVSTPSKSKKSSLSSSSSSSSSSADPTILLPKVRNIRNAKSINRSVNGLDYYFWVEQIYFHQVKNLSSPKEQEKELDNNNNINNNNNGEQKFKLNERIPINKIFR from the exons atgggTGGTAAtaaacaacatcatcaagcATGTATTCAATGTGCAGGTGTCAGATTTTCAAAAGATGAATTTGGATTTTTAGAATGTGATAATTGTCATACACGTGTTGAAGGTTATTTTACACAAGAAgttgaagaatttgaaaatggtggTGGATATAAAACTGGTTCATATAAAAGAGTTTGGACACAAGAGGTTTTAGATGCAATGaatcaaaaaaagttaaGACAAAAAGATAATCGTTATTacattttacaaaatttattaaaaattcaagtCACCTCATTAATTAAAGACCATGGTTACAATGAGCAATTATATCAAGTTACTGGTGAATTAtggtttaaattattagataAATTCAGTCAAGATTTTGAGGGTTCATCATCAactacatcatcatcatcatcgacTACATCAACATTtggtattataaattatcCACCACCATTTATAACATTATCAATTTGCTATTTAGCATGTGTTTATTTAAGAGAGCCAGTTATAATTAGTGATTTCATATCGTTGGCGCAAAGTGGTAAGATTGCATCATTCACTAATGAGACGACGTGGAGTTTTTCATggtcaaattcaaattcaacatttaTCAATTTTGCCAGAATTTCAGATGacatttgtaaatatttaaactttttacCAAGTTCAAATATACCATTATTGTTACTTCGATTTTGTacagaattaaaattaccaaaatcaatacTAAATCTATCGAATCAATTAtacaatttgattttaataccaTTCAAATTGTTTAGAAAGAAATCACCAAATTCAACCTTATCAaaaatttatgaaaatattttattacctTCAAATTCTGATTTATTATGTGTTTCAATTAtaatgttaattttaaaatcaaaatttaatttatttgatcgtcaatataattttaataatagttctggttcaaattataataataataataatactttaaatgataataataataataataataataataatgaaattaataatgaatatgatattaataatattgataaaaattataataaagaaaattcaattgaaagattagaatttttaaaaaaattaataaataataataattttaatagtgAAAATAGTGAAAATAGTGGTATTAGTGAAGAAAGAATTAAAGAGGAGGTTGAAAAGATGGAGCTTGAGAATTGGTTATATGGtgttatttataatttaccaaagaatgaatttttatcaaaacaaGATACATGGAGtttaaatattcaagatTTTAAAGGTATACCTAAATTAAAACCTTCTTCAATTAGAAGATTAATCACTGACCAAATTCATTCAAAATATGATAGTTTGAGTGataaatatcaaaatttaaataataataataataataataataataataataataataataataataataataatattggtaatgctattaataatataattaaggATGATGAAGGaactttaaatgaaaaaataatattaaaagttaaaaaatcGACAACAAAGGTTTCAACACCttcaaaatctaaaaaatcatcattatcatcatcatcatcatcatcatcatcatctgcTGACCCAACaattttattaccaaaagTTAGAAATATTAGAAATgctaaatcaattaataggAGTGTAAATGgattggattattatttttg ggTCGAACAAATTTATTTCCACCAAGTCAAAAATCTGTCTTCTCCAAAGGAACAGGAAAAAGAAttggataataataataatattaataataataataatggtgaacagaaatttaaattaaatgaaagaataccgataaataaaatattcagATAA
- the etnkA gene encoding ethanolamine kinase A, with amino-acid sequence MMAKTKGSYEVFHYTVTKDKVNKGLCDIARYFVPEYRNSKDEDLTIQKLNGGITNVLYLVEDKNIEQKYRYLPVVIRLYGYKSEEIIDRKNELIIQTEADQNGLGAKFYGLFDNGCIYGFIKGEPLAYEDISKPTMQTCIAKEIAQWHSIEMPTRKNPSLWPTIKKWAALAPDVYPVPEKNEYYQSINVKKMIEEGKMLEQRLAQLNSPIVFCHNDLLSGNIIYDPSQNCASFIDFEYANYNFRGLELGNHFNEYAGFGPDYSLYPNKESQIHFLTDYHRSLFKTEPTQDELEKLYIESNQFSLASHLYWGFWAIVQAMNSQIDFDYLEYGKARFDRYYETRDQFLNLN; translated from the exons atgatggcAAAAACAAAAGGATCATATGAAGTATTTCATTATACAGTTACAAAAGATAAAGTAAATAAAGGTTTATGTGATATTGCAAGATATTTCGTACCAGAATATAGAAATTCAAAGGATGAAGATTtaacaattcaaaaattaaatggtgGTATCACCAATGTtt taTATTTAGTTgaagataaaaatattgaacaaAAATATAGATATTTACCAGTTGTAATTAGATTATATGGTTATAAATCAGAAGAAATTATAGATAGAAagaatgaattaattatacAAACAGAAGCGGATCAAAATGGATTAGGTGCTAAATTTTATGGACTTTTCGATAACGGTTGTATTTATGGATTTATTAAAGGTGAACCATTGGCATACGAGGATATTAGTAAACCAACAATGCAAACATGTATCGCCAAAGAGATTGCACAATGGCACTCAATTGAGATGCCTACAAGAAAGAATCCATCACTTTGGCCAACAATAAAGAAATGGGCAGCTTTGGCACCAGACGTTTATCCAGTACCAGAAAAGAATGAGTATTATCAATCTATCAATGTAAAGAAAATGATTGAAGAGGGTAAAATGTTGGAGCAAAGATTGGCTCAATTGAATTCACCAATCGTTTTCTGTCATAATGACCTCCTCAGTGGTAATATCATCTATGATCCATCTCAAAATTGTGCCTCTTTTATCGATTTCGAATATGCAAACTACAATTTTAGAGGCTTGGAATTAGGTAATCATTTCAATGAATATGCTGGTTTCGGTCCAGATTATTCACTCTATCCAAATAAAGAATCACAAATTCACTTTTTAACAGATTATCATAGATCTCTCTTTAAAACTGAACCAACTCAAGATGAATtagaaaaattatatattgaatcaaatcaattttcATTAGCAag tcATTTATATTGGGGTTTTTGGGCAATTGTTCAAGCTATGAATTCTCAAATcgattttgattatttagaATATGGTAAAGCACGTTTTGATAGATATTATGAAACTAGAgaccaatttttaaatctcaattaa
- a CDS encoding hypothetical protein (Similar to ribosomal protein; protein id: At4g36420.1, supported by cDNA: gi_15450414, supported by cDNA: gi_17104652): MISRVSLNKCFSTLSKLKCNNNTLYSTRLFTTEPEKVNLKLTTIENGKSSTEVADLVERISKLSILDVMDLTQHLQKKLSIPDIDLSSLGSGAPAGGAAPAAAAAPAAVAKTDFQVRLVKVPDGAKYKIIKELREVKPSLSLMETKGLVEKIPSVIADKVSKEEAEKIIAKLKASGAELEMA, encoded by the exons atgatctCAAGAGTATCACTCAATAAATGTTTTTCAACTTTATCAAA GTTAAAGTGCAACAACAATACATTATATAGCACTCGTTTATTCACAACAGAACCAGAAAAAGTTAACCTTAAACTTACcacaattgaaaatggtaaatcCTCAACAGAAGTTGCTGATTTAGTCGAAAGAATCTCAAAACTTTCCATTTTGGACGTTATGGATTTAACCCAACATTTACAA aaAAAATTAAGTATTCCAGATATTGATCTTTCCAGTCTCGGTTCAGGTGCCCCAGCAGGTGGAGCTGCCCCAGCTGCCGCTGCTGCACCAGCCGCTGTTGCCAAAACAGATTTCCAAGTTAGACTCGTTAAAGTACCAGATGGTGCCAAATATAagattattaaagaattaagaGAAGTCAAACCATCACTCAGTTTAATGGAAACTAAAGGTCTCGTTGAAAAGATTCCTTCAGTTATTGCCGATAAAGTTTCAAAAGAAGAAGCAGAAAAGATTATTGCTAAATTAAAGGCTTCTGGTGCTGAACTTGAAATGgcttaa